One part of the Bdellovibrio bacteriovorus genome encodes these proteins:
- the lgt gene encoding prolipoprotein diacylglyceryl transferase → MVHDFDPFALRISGDFGVRWYGLSYMMGFICAYILITWLAKRQRAGLSVQMVGDFITYAAIGTLVGGRLGYVLFYGPDLFMKFKSEFPYWGVLAVNEGGMASHGGIIGIVIACLLYARKYSVNSLYLLDLVAVTGPIGVFFGRIANFINGELVGRPCDPTYPLAVKFPQDIVSWPGQEAAKLTELVPVVEKVGVGREQWLELVDKFRFDLTAREQLYSTLNKVIESIQDGNTAAKEAIAPLLTPRYPSQLFAAFGEGLLIFMFLFFLWRKPRKPGFIAACFVLIYAVVRVVDEHFRMPDAHIGFQALGLTRGQWLSVAMFVVGLILMVVWTRAASLKIPGWQRGHSIKLNRK, encoded by the coding sequence GTGGTTCATGATTTCGATCCATTTGCTTTAAGAATTTCCGGTGATTTCGGAGTCCGTTGGTACGGCCTCTCTTACATGATGGGCTTTATCTGCGCCTACATCCTGATCACTTGGCTGGCAAAAAGACAACGTGCGGGTTTGTCTGTCCAAATGGTCGGCGATTTTATCACTTATGCAGCCATCGGTACTTTGGTGGGCGGTCGTCTGGGGTATGTGCTTTTCTATGGCCCGGATCTTTTCATGAAGTTCAAATCTGAATTCCCGTACTGGGGTGTGCTTGCTGTCAACGAAGGCGGCATGGCAAGTCACGGTGGTATCATCGGGATCGTGATTGCGTGCTTACTGTATGCGCGCAAGTATTCTGTGAACTCTTTGTACTTGCTCGATCTGGTCGCGGTAACCGGTCCGATCGGTGTGTTCTTTGGTCGTATCGCCAACTTCATCAACGGTGAACTTGTCGGTCGTCCTTGCGATCCGACGTATCCGCTGGCGGTGAAGTTTCCTCAAGACATCGTTTCCTGGCCAGGTCAGGAAGCCGCGAAACTGACGGAGCTTGTTCCGGTTGTTGAAAAAGTCGGCGTGGGTCGTGAGCAGTGGCTGGAACTTGTAGATAAGTTCCGCTTCGATCTGACAGCTCGTGAGCAGCTATATTCTACTTTGAACAAAGTGATTGAATCCATCCAAGACGGCAACACTGCAGCCAAAGAGGCGATTGCACCTTTGTTGACTCCGCGCTATCCGTCTCAGTTGTTCGCAGCCTTCGGTGAAGGTCTGCTGATCTTTATGTTCTTGTTCTTCCTATGGAGAAAACCACGCAAGCCGGGCTTTATCGCCGCTTGTTTCGTGCTGATCTATGCGGTGGTTCGTGTTGTTGATGAACACTTCCGTATGCCAGATGCTCACATCGGATTCCAGGCTTTGGGTCTGACCCGAGGGCAGTGGCTGAGCGTTGCCATGTTCGTTGTCGGCTTGATCCTGATGGTCGTATGGACTCGCGCTGCCTCCCTGAAAATTCCGGGCTGGCAGAGAGGGCACTCCATTAAGTTGAACCGTAAATAG
- a CDS encoding RsmB/NOP family class I SAM-dependent RNA methyltransferase, which translates to MKIHKHLVSEIVTALDEIFEQGFYADKVIQRHLKANTRWGSRDRRFFAESVYEIVRWERLLSHLADDNDLWKVWGAYWVRGGNELPDWEELDGLDPKEVIAREKNVSSFAIAQSIPDWMHERGTKELGEEWKDAMRALNKPAEVFLRTNTLKTTPDELIKTLEKDGINATKVSPDLPNALRLVERKNVFITESFKQGLFEVQDAASQMVAPLLGIEPGHRVIDACAGAGGKSLHMASMMKNKGKIISLDIHEWKLKELKVRARRDGVDVIETRLIDSNKVIKRLYDTADRVLLDVPCSGMGVLRRNPDTKWKLSNEEIDRLHGLQYEILSTYCNMTKKGGQMVYATCSLLPSENEKQVEKFLAEHGKDWTLLKQIHVRPDKEGYDGFYAALLKRN; encoded by the coding sequence TTGAAAATTCACAAGCATCTCGTATCTGAAATCGTCACCGCTCTGGATGAAATCTTTGAACAGGGTTTCTATGCCGACAAAGTCATCCAGCGCCATTTGAAGGCCAACACCCGCTGGGGTTCCCGCGACCGCCGTTTCTTTGCTGAATCTGTTTACGAAATCGTGCGCTGGGAGCGTCTGCTGTCCCATCTTGCTGATGACAACGATCTTTGGAAAGTGTGGGGCGCGTACTGGGTGCGCGGCGGAAACGAACTTCCTGACTGGGAAGAGCTTGACGGTCTTGATCCGAAAGAAGTCATCGCCCGTGAAAAGAACGTGTCGTCGTTCGCGATTGCTCAGTCCATTCCAGACTGGATGCACGAGCGTGGCACCAAAGAGTTGGGTGAAGAGTGGAAGGATGCGATGCGCGCTTTGAACAAGCCCGCGGAAGTGTTCCTGCGCACCAATACTTTGAAAACCACGCCGGATGAGCTGATCAAAACTTTGGAAAAAGACGGCATCAACGCCACGAAAGTTTCTCCGGATCTGCCAAACGCTCTTCGTCTGGTGGAACGTAAAAACGTGTTTATCACCGAATCCTTCAAACAGGGTCTGTTCGAGGTTCAGGATGCCGCTTCCCAGATGGTTGCGCCATTGTTGGGCATTGAGCCGGGTCACCGCGTGATCGACGCCTGTGCCGGTGCTGGCGGCAAGAGCTTGCACATGGCTTCCATGATGAAGAACAAGGGCAAGATCATTTCCCTGGATATTCATGAATGGAAATTGAAAGAGCTGAAAGTCCGTGCCCGCCGTGACGGGGTCGATGTGATCGAAACGCGTTTGATTGACTCCAACAAAGTGATCAAGCGCCTGTACGACACCGCGGACCGCGTCCTTCTGGATGTGCCTTGTTCGGGAATGGGCGTTTTGCGCCGTAATCCTGACACCAAATGGAAACTGAGCAACGAAGAGATCGACCGTCTGCATGGCTTGCAGTACGAGATTTTAAGCACCTACTGCAACATGACCAAAAAAGGCGGGCAGATGGTCTATGCGACCTGCAGCCTGTTGCCGAGTGAAAACGAAAAGCAGGTTGAAAAGTTCCTGGCCGAACATGGCAAGGACTGGACTTTGCTCAAGCAGATTCATGTGCGCCCGGATAAAGAAGGCTATGATGGCTTCTACGCTGCGCTTTTGAAAAGGAATTAA
- the nrdR gene encoding transcriptional regulator NrdR yields MKCPFCGHADDRVLDTRVQKDGSIRRRRECLECKARFSTVETIMLAFPFIIKKDGRREPFSKEKILKGLQASCQKRPVSLAQIDAVVEKISAWVINRGESEISSRLIGKKVMAELKQLDDVAYIRFASVYRTFKDVQEFVETLEDAELLDFVDASNPQLSLTAMTFVESEKSTNHETDSKTPSPRTRPPGPLSN; encoded by the coding sequence ATGAAATGCCCTTTTTGCGGACATGCTGATGACAGAGTTTTGGATACCCGAGTGCAGAAGGACGGAAGCATCCGCCGCCGTCGTGAGTGCCTCGAGTGCAAAGCCCGTTTCTCGACTGTAGAAACGATCATGCTGGCGTTCCCGTTCATCATCAAAAAAGACGGCCGCCGCGAACCGTTCAGCAAAGAAAAAATTCTCAAAGGTCTTCAGGCCTCCTGTCAAAAGCGTCCTGTCAGTCTGGCGCAGATCGATGCGGTGGTTGAAAAAATCTCTGCCTGGGTGATCAATCGTGGTGAATCCGAGATCTCTTCCCGTCTGATCGGGAAAAAGGTCATGGCTGAACTAAAACAACTGGATGACGTTGCCTATATTCGCTTTGCAAGTGTATACAGAACCTTCAAAGACGTTCAGGAATTTGTGGAGACTCTGGAAGACGCCGAACTTCTTGATTTTGTCGATGCAAGTAATCCACAATTAAGCCTCACGGCCATGACATTTGTTGAAAGCGAGAAAAGTACGAACCATGAAACTGACAGCAAGACGCCAAGCCCGCGAACTCGCCCTCCAGGTCCTCTTTCAAACTGA
- the nusB gene encoding transcription antitermination factor NusB yields the protein MKLTARRQARELALQVLFQTEFAPQISYQTFLEVFEQSLDPEVITYADLLVTGVKSNKEKIDSKIQASSAHWKVERMATIDRNILRIAVYEMRFAADPIKENIVINEAVEIAKKYGTSDSGSFVNGLLDQVGKAH from the coding sequence ATGAAACTGACAGCAAGACGCCAAGCCCGCGAACTCGCCCTCCAGGTCCTCTTTCAAACTGAGTTTGCTCCGCAGATCAGCTACCAAACATTCCTAGAGGTGTTTGAGCAGAGTCTTGACCCCGAAGTGATCACTTATGCTGATCTTCTCGTGACCGGTGTGAAATCCAACAAAGAAAAGATTGATTCCAAGATTCAGGCGTCCAGCGCCCACTGGAAAGTGGAACGCATGGCGACCATCGACCGCAACATCCTGCGCATTGCCGTTTACGAAATGCGTTTTGCGGCAGATCCGATCAAAGAAAACATCGTCATCAATGAAGCGGTGGAAATCGCCAAAAAATACGGAACTTCCGATTCTGGCAGCTTCGTTAACGGACTTCTAGATCAAGTCGGCAAGGCTCACTAA